The genomic interval aagaaaaatagCACGGGGTCCATCATCTGACGGTGGTTttgcttcaagcgggaatatggtctttacatgtcaacatctccgttcggtgccacaccaactcaattccgaagcaactatttccacgtcaacaccgtaggacatatactatttgttttgcagctcatttttatgtgacttattgaaatatcttgtgtgtcatcatgcacaaaagtgcacttataacttgttttaaaatgtctctgacaatcttgcactttctgttttggaaatgacatgaatgtttgtgccactgcttgataactgtttaataaatacagttttgctaaattgacttagttgtgatttccctctctgcatgaaagtttaaaatgagcatatattaatgcagaatgaacaagaatgttttaatgtagacacacagaatcatcatactgctgtgattacatgcatcaagtgttcattcaaggctaaggcaaaatattgagatatatcgtgtatcgtgacatggcctaaaaatagaggtattaaaaaaggccatatcgcccagccctaccacaaacacacgtcaaaagtggtaaaggaatggctaaatcaggctagaatgaaggttttagaatggccttcccaaagtcctgacttaaacatgtggacaatgctgaagaaacaagtccatgtccgaaaaccaacacatttagctgaactgcaccaattttgtcaagagaagttgtcaaaaattcaactagaagcttgtttgaagcttgtgggtggctaccaaaagcaccttattgcagtgaaacttgccaagggacatgtaaccaaatattaacattgctgtatgtatacttttgacccagcagatttgctcacattttcagtagactcataatacattcattacaaaaaaaaaattcatgaatgttctttgtgaccaacaagtatgtgctccaatcaatctatcacaaaaaaaataagagttgtagaaagtattggaaactcaagacagccatgacatgatgttctttacaagtgtatgtaaacttttgattgcgactgcatatacacatacagtacgtatacgtacagtacaagccaaaagtttggacacaccttctcattcaatgcgttttctttattttcatgactatttacattgtgtgtgcgtgtatatacctgtatgtatgtgtgtgtccaTTGTAGCATAGTCCCTACTCTCACCATCTGCCAATACTGATGTTTACTACCTATTCACTAAGAACTGTGTGTACACAAATATTGGGACACCTGAATACAatacagcagggctattcaactacataatgaagagggccacagtttcaagagccccAGGGCTCAGGGGCcagacatcgaaatgtggatgttttggcagaaagtgcctccgcaggttatattacATTGAGACTATGTTTACTTAATTCCAAAGTAAACATATcgtctttcacactgcactgtcattaCATTAATTATTCTGCCCTCACAGCTCAATTCCAGCATGTGCAGCCTGCTTGTTAACAGTATAAAGAAACAGAAGCTCAAGAAGTTTTGTtggggattgatgttccttcttttgaactaGCTTTTTTCCTCagtttttatttctttacacttcttccttcattttggATTGTTAGACTGAAAATCTAAACATAAAattaacattacaaaagtatagcgTTCATTCTATATTttacataatgtccattgtgtactttatatttaaaaaataggttagtgttaatacattcacacaactaCATATGTTTACGCATATAAAAATTAAAGTAagtcaaacattgcacacaatagaCCGGTATGTGACTTattacaattaaacctaaggtgtagcgttatcgccctatactggtcaaatttagcgttGTGTGTATTAAACAAGCTCTAATCGCCAAAGTtactcagataaaaaaaaaatacgacCATGAATACAAAAGGCATGaccaagtcagcaatttcaatacaaagcaAATTTAATATTTACTTCCATATACTTgaccaagttttgtgatggagcttacacatggatgtctactattgTTGCTGCTTGTGGAGAACAACGTGTCCATTGGTTAAAAGGTCCGGCAGGAAACAATGACTTGAGCACTTGCTCAAagtagaacattcatactttgttatcCACTTGTTGTTAAATGTCCGATTTTCgcgatttattttgatttttattatggtTGAAtgagcagcacggtggaacaggggttagtgcatgtgcctcacaatacaaaggtcctgagttcgatcctgcgctcggaatctttctgtgtggagtttgcatgttctccccgtgactgcgtgggttccctccgggtactccggcttcctcccacctccaaaaacatgcacctagggataggttgattggcaacactgaattggccctagtgtgtgaatgtgggtgtgaatgttgtctgtctatctgtgttggccctgtgatgaggtggcgacttgtcaggGTGTACGcagccttccgcccatgtgcagctgagataggctacagcaccccccgcgaccccaaaaaagggacaagtggtagaaaatggatggatggatgaatgagtagtctttttctactcaccccactgctgcttcattgtgacacacatGCCTCACTGTTGCCCCCTGAGGGTTggagggagtactgcatacacaaGCAATCCTTGTTTAAATGGTTTCATCGagtctatttgggtgatgtttggcGGGCCATATGAAAAGCTTTGATGGgttggatgtggcccgcgggccgctagTTGAGTAGAGTTGTTGTACAGGATGTGAAAACCGTTTACCAGCTTCTCTTTTATGCGAGCAGAAATCAGTCTATTCattcagaaaaaaaacatttgttagaCGTTAAATCTGCAGGCTCATCGTCTATGTACTATTTCATCCCGAAGGTGTTTGTTGGGCTTATTATTCCACACCAAAGTCAACATAGTTTTCCCCAAACTGTTACCACAAAAAGTGGTAAATTCAGGGGGGAAAGAAACTACCGCTGGTTAATTAATTACGAGGCGTGTCTCCAAACTTCTGTCCAAATATTGAATGTGTTTCTTGTTACCTTTTAGAGTCTGGGAAGAGTCTTCATCGGCATTAGACGATGAGGAGAGTGCCTCAGGTGATATATTCAGCTCAGCAGTGAGCTCAGTGAGTCTGGGGGCTTGAGGTCTGGTCTTCCTTGCAGGGTTCAGGAAATAACAATACGCACATCGAAATGctgaaatacacaaaaaaaacaaaaaacacacaatgtCAACTCATGAAGAAATTTTCAAAACAGACTTGATGAATATATGCATGATTATGAGCCaacttttgcaaaaaataaatgccCAAAATGCATAAACATGTAAAATTGATACGCAGCATTGGTTTGCATATTCAATCTTGGTGTGAATTCGCTCGCAGGAGTCGGCACCGGTGAAGGTTTTTAAAAAGCCACATGATGCACTGCGCTGCCAAATGCTAGAGGGCAAGTGAAGGCGCAACATTTGATGGAGACTGACAAAGAGCTGAGTGCTTCTCAAATTCTTACCAACATATTCAAATTCCTCTTTTAAAGCCATGCCATTGTGGGACAGACACTGCTGGCAGATGAGAGCAAATCTGCGGAAGGAAAGACATCAGTGTGACTGGGAATAGAATCCTTTATATTTAAATAACATACACCTTACGCAGAGAATACTGTTTGCATACTGTAAACGTTTAGGTGTTGCCTTAGCATTGATCATATACCTACATGGGGAGCATGGGtagtaatacacacacacacacactcatttgaCAAAAGGTATCAAGTACACCTGTCTATCTTCTGAGGTTATTACTGAGCCTTTTCTGGGGTATACAAGAAGGATAAAAAGAAATTCTAACTTCCGATAGAGAATTGTCCACAACCTACACAACTTTTGTTGACCTTGTCCATCCCAATTGGAGTCTGTTAATAGGGTCCAAAATCAGAGCAACATTGTATCGACTTTGTGAATCCAAAAGACAAAAGAGGGTCAAACCAAGTACTAGCAAGATCCTGCCATTGCAGTGACGAGGGAGAGTAATACACACAGAATAGATACCTGTTCTGTGGGCCATCTCCAACAATGTACTCAACCACTCTCTCCATAACACCTCTTTGCCTTGGAAGCACAGGTCTAGCCAAAGGCGGGCCTGGTGGGTACATCCCTTTCAAAAACAAAACAGGGATATAAAAGATTACAAACAGGCCAAAAGTCAGTCCCACTTACCATGAATTTCTGTGCaaatatatattacaaaacttttGCCGTTAATGACTCATATCTCACTTGCAAAGCACGTCCAGATCTCCCATGGTGTCAGAGAGTAGTAATTAATATAATCTAAGATCAAGAGCAATCATAAGAAGATGACTGGTCATTTCTGTGAGACTTGGCACAGTCTCAATACCCTGCTGGTTATTAATTCCTCGACATATGGAAACTCCGTGGTGACTCTGTGTATCAAATTGCTTTTCACTTTCAATTTTCAGCAGAAGCAGGTGATATCAAGTCATGTAAACCATTTGCAGCATGCTGCCAATGCCAAAGGCAATTTTGCCAAGCATTAAAAGACATTTACTGAGATTCCACCACCAGTGCCCAGAGAACAAACGGCGCTCTGGCTAATTAATCACAGTTGATGTAATCCTGCTTTGTGCATACCACACAGTTGGCATTCCACATGGCAATTACAGCTTGCGGCTTCCTCTAGGAGCACATTTCCTTTACTGTTTGCACCCATTTGCAAATTCTATTGAGCGTTCATAGTCCAGAAATAATTTATATTGAATATTCAGTGCCGTTTTACAGATACGCAGATGTCTTCCACACACTGTTCTGTGGAATGTTTTATTGGCTGTTTTTGGTATTTTAAAAGCAACTAGTTTGCCCACATTTTGCACAAAAATAACACTGTATAAATAATTGTACTGTACAATAACTACCTTAATGCCGTACTTTCTATCCTATTTCTTCATTATGCTGACATGTGCAAAAAATGGTGAAtctgtcaataattcatactgTTACCCATTAAATGTACATTGTTTAAAAAGCACAGTACAGTGCCTGAGAAACTGGGGGGAGAGAAGCCGGCAAGAGTAAATCACACCTTAATCGTTCACATTATGATGTGGTCCCCCTGTGTGCAGACAACTCACCAAATCCTTGAGCAGGTGTTCCAGGGGTCACAGGCTTCCTCAACAAGCTCTGCTGAGCAGCGATGGCCGACAGGTTCCTCTCTGGGGGTCCACCTGGAGCAGAGCGGGAAGATCGTCCAGAGTAGGTGGGCCCGCCGGCAAGAGGAGGGCGGGCCACTACTACGCCAGGATTTTCCACCATCTCTGGGGTTTTTGGGGCCACGTTGCGCTGGCGAAGCACTAATAAAAAGGAGATAACGCAGGTGAGGTGCAGAAAGGGAAAGCACTGTATGAGAAGCCATTACTCAAATAGCTACCTTGGCCGGATTTAGGTGTCATCTGGGGTCCTAGTGGAGTCAAGTCCAGCTCCTTTGTAAATAGATATTAGaaatacatgtgtaaaaaaaaatgatgtttgCAACACCGTCATCAGCCGAACGATTACCATAGGTGCACCAAGGGATACAggagtttgtattatttttaactcCTCAGTAATTGTattatgtaacatgtacaatatactgTAGATCCAGCCACTACATGCAGTGCAACTTGAAAGAcatggtaatttttttttaaagaccatTAAAATAACCCTATTAAACATACATCCGAATCTCAATTGTAAAGCATACCTTCCAAATAATGGACTCACACTTTTAGTAATTATTTCCATGATATAAGTCACCAAAGGGGGTTTAAATGACAAAAACGTAAAATTAGGGCTGTTCAAATTAACGAGTTCGGTAActtgtgtgattaatcaccaaaaaatgatagCATTAATCCTCTAGACAGATTAATCGGGCAATTTATTTTGCCCTTACAAGCTTTTTTACCATAAACCGCTATACGTTTAGTGATCAGATCAATACATACCTCACTACAAAAACTAGTGAGGAGAgcagactggtgtgctcgctggcaaatttcactgaaAAATGCAGCCTGAATGAACTttagataccgtaatttccggactataagccgcacctgctaaatttaggggaaaatacagattgctccatatataagccgcacccgactataagccgcagggttttgatgtgtaattaccgtagtatataggggtccctgctatcacggaggggattgtcgggacagagatgactgtttgggaacgcaaagcgtcccatttattaacaataaatctttcaatcattcaatcaaactttcatatctttgacatggcgaacagcattcgtgcagagtacaaataatacaacggtgcaaagtaatacaaagtgctcgcctgtacgttatcaaaataaccagcctaccggtatatgaaaagtcagtctttaatcattgtgtcatcgtcttcctcctgcgtactaaacccaccgaaatcctcttcgtcggtgtcggagaagaacaggccgtaaataagccgcaccgttgtataagccgcagggaccagaacgaggtgaaaaagtagcggcttatagtccggaaattacggtaaaactGTTGTCAGGTTTTTTGGAAATAAATGACATCCATTcaagtaaaatgttcaaaaacgtTCCTGGGTgccattatgacaataaaattgcatttgtgtacaaatatttgggtgttttcttcagcaaattttaattatgcaagtgagtaattgcctgtgattaatcatgtttaATACCAAATTCCAAAaagtgattaatcagatttaaaACAAATCATCATTTAACAGCCCTAATCAAAATCTAAAACGTGTAAAAGTGAATGACAGCTTTTATTAGTTGTGACTCCTCTTTTTGCAGCAATTATTAAATGATTAATTTGGCCCCAAATGTGTTTCACTAAAGTATGTGGCCTGCTAGACAGATAGggctttacttatttttttagcaCATTAAAACTTTATCCATATTTCATGTAAGTTTGGGGATATTTAATATACAgtagaacctcgatttacgaaccagtCTACTGTATTTGTATTAGATCGAGACAAATGAGCCTGTGTGTGCGAACCACGTCTCTGTGTACGgaagcttcattcattcattctgtgtacgaacgcttcattcattcattctgtgTTCCGCCTGTAGGCAAAAAGCAGAGCGCAGCATTTTAGTGAGGAAGCGCAGCCCTCCACGTCACCTGCTGCACATTGCAGGACACTGCTAGTCAGTCACTATTTCAGCATGTGTGCCTTTTTTGTTCTTttgccttttgacaagttttgtctaTTTTGCTATCTCCATATAATAAAATGGGCATTTGGGGGACAGTCTGGGAGTGGTAAAGAAGTATAAGGTCACTTTTAAGCCACCGTCACCTACATTTTCCTTTGCTGTAATACAGGTTCTCtagcatatttttccaaaaaagaTAGGTACAAAGCCCCCTACGCAGATAAAATCCTCAAAGCAGAATCTTTTTCCGAGCAGCCACGCCATGCAGCACCAACGCTGTGAATGACGCCTCCTCTTCTTAAACTTTTCCTAACACCAACTCGCCTTAAATTGTTCTTCCGTGGTGTTATCCAGCATGGTCACTTTAAGGCATCAATTCTCCACATAAATGGCAAGTCTTCTCCCAAATCATAGCCTCGAAAATGCGATCGTTGGCTAGCTACTTTTCATTTAGCTACACTAACAAAAGCTTTTCCATCTGGTCTTGCGCTTTCTCTCCATCCTTGCAAAAATATTCAACCCCTTCGGCAAAGTCAGCAACCATATAAACATCCTTTTTTGATAATGGTTGAAattgtggacttgtttcttctgTATTTGTGGGCTAATCCTTGCTTCGCGGCCTTTGTGTACACCTCGCGATATgtaaacaagatgtgacgtcgAGGGCCCGTCTCTTCAAAATGGCATGTACAGGAAgcaatgtcatcaaaatggcagcccaATAGAGCTCCCAGAGGCACACAAAATGAATAAAGCGATCGTATACCGAGACACAGGTCGCACACCAAAGCATATTTGGCTCGATCTAAACGTTCTTAGACCGAAAAAAACGCAAATAGAGGCAATCGTGAATCGAGGTTTCACTGTATTAAAGAAATAGAAACACCTGTCAGGATGATGCAGTTCAGTTTTACACAATGTTTTGCATAAGAGAATGCAATACTCACCATTTTTTTTGTGGAATCAGGGTCAAATCTCTCCAGGATCATTTTAGCATTTTTATACGTCTCAGTTTCCATAACTTCTTCAATCTGAAAGAATATATTTATTATGAAAGTGATAAAGACTGTATACTCACTTAGTGAGTATGTGATTAATTGCTCTAATAAAACACCTAATGTGACAAAGCAAGTGCAATGCACTATACATCTTCATTTACATTACACACCACACATTTCTACATGTTTA from Entelurus aequoreus isolate RoL-2023_Sb linkage group LG14, RoL_Eaeq_v1.1, whole genome shotgun sequence carries:
- the lnpa gene encoding endoplasmic reticulum junction formation protein lunapark-A isoform X2, with protein sequence MGAVISRWRAKPSTVEILEGIDKDILLHEEHGEKYQRQLKIWLGRLLLYSVLLYLMTCIVVYCWYLPEQLMGRLILSLPFVIFPSLVWLLRKLLIVIFSRRTENNNKKLGNLKEQKKKIIEEVMETETYKNAKMILERFDPDSTKKMELDLTPLGPQMTPKSGQVLRQRNVAPKTPEMVENPGVVVARPPLAGGPTYSGRSSRSAPGGPPERNLSAIAAQQSLLRKPVTPGTPAQGFGMYPPGPPLARPVLPRQRGVMERVVEYIVGDGPQNRFALICQQCLSHNGMALKEEFEYVAFRCAYCYFLNPARKTRPQAPRLTELTAELNISPEALSSSSNADEDSSQTLKETTEHADIQEQALAPPTESCPESGHQSTTKSQEEPSETSDGEQDLSAMEVE
- the lnpa gene encoding endoplasmic reticulum junction formation protein lunapark-A isoform X1, which codes for MCWIHCGLDFHNVMSDPLDIRCFRSSLEGGGYPHMRSSPRFLIVIHRRPTGDILLHEEHGEKYQRQLKIWLGRLLLYSVLLYLMTCIVVYCWYLPEQLMGRLILSLPFVIFPSLVWLLRKLLIVIFSRRTENNNKKLGNLKEQKKKIIEEVMETETYKNAKMILERFDPDSTKKMELDLTPLGPQMTPKSGQVLRQRNVAPKTPEMVENPGVVVARPPLAGGPTYSGRSSRSAPGGPPERNLSAIAAQQSLLRKPVTPGTPAQGFGMYPPGPPLARPVLPRQRGVMERVVEYIVGDGPQNRFALICQQCLSHNGMALKEEFEYVAFRCAYCYFLNPARKTRPQAPRLTELTAELNISPEALSSSSNADEDSSQTLKETTEHADIQEQALAPPTESCPESGHQSTTKSQEEPSETSDGEQDLSAMEVE
- the lnpa gene encoding endoplasmic reticulum junction formation protein lunapark-A isoform X3; this encodes MCWIHCGLDFHNVMSDPLDIRCFRSSLEGGGYPHMRSSPRFLIVIHRRPTGDILLHEEHGEKYQRQLKIWLGRLLLYSVLLYLMTCIVVYCWYLPEQLMGRLILSLPFVIFPSLVWLLRKLLIVIFSRRTENNNKKLGNLKEQKKKIIEEVMETETYKNAKMILERFDPDSTKKMELDLTPLGPQMTPKSGQVLRQRNVAPKTPEMVENPGVVVARPPLAGGPTYSGRSSRSAPGGPPERNLSAIAAQQSLLRKPVTPGTPAQGFGMYPPGPPLARPVLPRQRGVMERVVEYIVGDGPQNRFALICQQCLSHNGMALKEEFEYVAFRCAYCYFLNPARKTRPQAPRLTELTAELNISPEALSSSSNADEDSSQTLKD